The Oncorhynchus masou masou isolate Uvic2021 chromosome 13, UVic_Omas_1.1, whole genome shotgun sequence genomic interval GCTCTAGGTGATGAGGGAAACCAGCCCTGATGCACTGTTGAGCACCGGTAAAAACAAGGCAGTAGAGACATTTCAGTGGAACTGTGCTtccacatacacatatatatatatatgtgtatgtgtgtgtgtatatgtatatatatatatatatatatatatacacacacatatatatacatatatatatatacacacacacacacacacacacacacacacacacacacacacacacacacacacacacacacacatatatatatatatatatatatatatacatatatatatatacatatatatatatatatatatatatatatacgtatacatatatatatacacatatatatacacatatatatatacacatatatatatatacacatatatatatatacatatatacacacatatatatatatacacacatatatatatatatacacatatatatatatacacacatatatatatacacatatatatatacacatatatatataaatatatacacatatatatatatatatatatatatatatatatatatatatatacacacatatatatatacacacatatatatatatacatatatatatatatacatatacatgtatatatatacatacatataaatatacacatacacatatatatacatatacatatatatatacagatatgtatacatacatatacacattcacatatacacacacatatatatgtacacatatacatatatacacatatgtgtgtatatatatatgtgtatacatgtatatacatatatatgtgtatacatgtatatacatgtgtatatataatatatatatatatatatatatatgtatatatatctatatatattatatatacacatgtatatacatgtatacacatatatatgtatatacatgtatacacatatatatatatatacacacacacactctatgaTATATCTTTGCTGGTGATCCTGCTACTCTAGAGCATGGTCTGTGGCCAAGATCAGAGGGTTTAATAAAAGGGACACTGCAGCGTGGACCTTGAGGAGATGGTCGGTTTGGAACAGTCAAGGGAGTGTAGAAAGCCTAGAGACTGTAGGACCCCTTTTGTTCCTCTTTAGACACTCACAGAGCAGGAATGGAACCACAGACAGATGCTCATCGAGAGGAGGTGAGCACCGTGAGGTGAGGAGTAAAATCACATGCTGAGCTTTTGTTGTCCTCTATTCCCCACATGGCAACGGCTGATAGGACGATGTCCTTCCAACATTAAAAgacaaagaaaaaaaagagacagAAGTGGGGTCAAGGTAAGCTGGGCTGTCACCTTCCCACAATGCTTCAGTGCTGTGGGAACGCCACTGTTAATTTCCTTTCTGTGATAGGTGCACTTCCTGTCCATATTCTGACTTGCGGGGTCGTGACCTCTGTGAGCTGAGGGGGGGGGGCGTCAGCAGGCAGCCATCCCTGTCACACTGGGCCCAGCTCGCCTCGCGGTCGGTCGATCTCTTGTCTCTCTTTGTTCGTTTGCATACTTACACACAAGCAGCTCCTATATTGCACACCCTGCCCGCATGGCCTAAGGTCGTTTGTCAGTGGTAACGGCTTCTTTTCTCCTCGGCTTCTGAGCTGTAGTCCCTTAAGTCAATGCCCTTTTGAAGGTTCGATAGAGAGTCTTTCATCTGTAGAGAAAAACAGAACAAATTAAAAACACCCCAAAAAACTATAATAACTTCttatgaaaaatatatttcacacttTGAGACCCTGCACAAAAACCTAAAGAATTTCACACTTGGCATTGTGTTAATGCCTGTTACTGTATCTGTCTTCTGTGTTCCCTACCTGGTCTGATAGTACCACTGTTCCCTACCTGGTCTGATAGTACCACTGTTCTCTACCTGGTCTGATAGTACCACTGTTCCCTACCTGGTCTGATAGTACCACTGTTCCCTACCTGGTCTGATAGTACCACTGTTCCCTACCTGGTCTGATAGTACCACTGTTCCCTACCTGGTCTGATAGTACCACTGTTCCCTACCTGGTCTGATAGTACCACTGTTCCCTACCTGGTCTGATAGTACCACTGTTCCCTACCTGGTCTGATAGTACCACTGTTCCCTACCTGGTCTGATAGTACCACTGTTCCCTACCTGGTCTGATAGTACCACGGTTCCCTACCTGGTCTGATAGTACCACTGTTCCCTACCTGGTCTAATAGTACCACTGTTCCCTACCTGGTCTGATAGTACCACTGTTCCCTACCTGGTCTAATAGTACCACTGTTCCCTACCTGGTCTGATAGTACCACTGTTCCCTACCTGGTCTGATAGTACCACTGTTCCCTACCTGGTCTGATAGTACCACTGTTCCCTACCTGGTCTGATAGTACCACTGTTCCCTACCTGGTCTGATAGTACCACTGTTCCCTACCTGGTCTGATAGTACCACTGTTCCCTACCTGGACTGATAGTATCACTGTTCCCTACCTGGTCTGATAGTACCACTGTTCCCTACCTGGTCTAATAGTACCACTGTTCCCTACCTGGTCTGATAGTACCACTGTTCCCTACCTGGTCTACTAGTAGCACTGCTACCTACCTGGTCTACTAGTAGCACTGTTCCCTACCTGGTCTAATAGTACCACTGTTCCCTACCTGGTCTAATAGTACCACGGAGGATTTGATGATCTCTCTCCACTTCTGCAGCTCAGCATCATGGTAACGCTGTTGGGACTTCAGGAGCTGGGCCCACTCCATTTGCGTCTGGGGTAGTTTActagacagaaacacacacatactgtcaaaCACACCCAGATGCCACGTCCAAGAGCAACTCCAAGATAATTGTTATGGGGCAATTCTGCAGCATAAATGTTTTGTGATTGGGAAAACAGGCAAAGCCCATGTGGTTGTCCAGTAAAACTAAACAGACATATGCAGTCTGGGTTTGactatttccctcattaaaatgcaaatcaatttagaACATATTTGACATgggtttttctggatttttgttgttgttattctgtctctcattgttcaaataaacctaccattaaaattatagacagaTAATttatttgtcagtgggcaaacgtacaaaatcagcaggggatcaaatacttttttcccctcactgtaaaTTCTAGTATTATGTAGGCAATAGGCATAACACTAAAAACCTATAGATGGTTAGCGTACTTCTCATGTATCCGCAGCCCTTGCCAGGTGGTAAGAGGCTGTGCAGAATACTCCAGCATCCACAGCTTATAGAACAGCATCATGTTGAGCAACACCAGCAAAAccaggctgagggaggagagtaAATCAGAAGAATGTAAGGGACAAAGGAAAGAAGATGAGTAATGAAAGATACAGAGGTGCCTTAGTCTGTATATTCAGCAGCATTTTCTGCAGTCAAGTGACTTAGTGGCTTCATGGGTGGAATGTCATTAATATTTgtaataatttcataattaataaactttttttatttttaattcagCCAAAAATCATGTTTCTATGTCAAGCGGTTTTgttatttcagtcttctgtgacatacactatatatgcaaaagtatgtggacaccccttcaaattagaggattcggctatttcagcaacaccaggtgctgacaggtgtataaaatggtGCACAAATCCATGCAAACATTGGCTATAGAATGGCCTTACTTAAGagatcagtgactttcaacgtggcactgtcaaaGGATGCCACATTTCAAAACAGGTCAGATGCTCAAatttctgctactgctgctattgtaaggtggaaatgtctaggagcaacaacggctcagacgcgaagtggtaggccacacaagctcacaaaacgacaccgccaagtgctgaagcgaaTAGCATGCAATAATAATCTGtgttcggttgcaacactcactactgagttccaaactgtctctggaagcaacattagcgaaataactgttagtcgggagcttcatgaaatgggtttccatggacgagcagccgcacacaagcataagatcaccatgcgcaatgccaagctggaTCTTTCCGCCATTGGACGCTGGAGCAGTGCAAACGCTTTCTCTGGagtctggcagtctgacagacaaatctggttatggcggatgccaggagaatgctacctgccccaatgcatactgccagctgtaaagtttggaggaggaggcataatggtctagggctgtttttcatgtttcaggctaggtcccttagttccattgaagggtAATATTAACGCTACAACATTCAATGACCTAGAccattctgtgtttccaactttgtggcaacagttttttcctgtttcagcatgacatgcaccctgcacaaagtgaggtccatacagaaatggtttgttgagacctgtgtggaaaaacttgactggcctgtacagagccctgactgTAACCCcacaaacacctttgggatgaattagaatgcCGAAttcgagccaggtctaatcgcccaacatcagtgcccgacctcaccattgctcttgtggctgaatggaagcaagtccccgcagcaatttccaacatctagtggaaagacttcccagaagagtggaggctgttatgcagcaaaggggggaccaaatccatagtaattcccatgattttggaatgagatttttgacgagcaggtgtccacatacctttggtatAAAAGTGtgatattgggatgcaaactcagaATTGAAGAcacttcaactctatatctgacatggtacaggtgtcttcgtTTTTGTAAGCCcacaaccatgtgtgtgaggtgtatatttttgtttcaaagtacatttgtttaagactaccaagaaactcCCTGATTTAGCCCATTACAGTAAAAGGTTAATGAACCAGTTACAATGAAGGAGAAGTATGTTTCCTAGTCAGGGCTAAGTGGTTTATCATTAGACAGATGTACCTTAGACAGATCCTATGGCAAGCaataaaaggagaggagaggagagaggaatcaAATTCAGAACacagacaaaaacaaacaaatgtttAACCCAGAGTCAGATTTTTGCTAACTACTAAAGATTTCAAAGAGAGTTGAACTGAGACGACGACAACTGAAACACAAATTATGAAGATGGATCTGAAAGtgagtgtgtataatgtatgtatgtgtgtgtgtgtgtgtgtatgtgtgtatgtgtgtgtgtgtgtgtatgagtgtgtgtgagagagtgtactCACACAAAGCTGATGATGAGCAGCAGTTTGGAGACACTGTAGAGGGCAATGCCTCCAGGGAGGTGCTCAGGCATGTGCCTGGTCTGAGTGGAACCTAAGGGGGGCAGACCAAACACAGACAGGGTCAACTTGATATATTTAACACAATATACATTTGTGGAAATGTATAAGAGTGTATGCAATGTATGTATGTACTTTATGAAAGTGTATAAGAATGAACAGTGCATAACAGTATTAAAAGTGTTCCCCTGGCATCTGACCTGTCACGCCCACATGTTTGATGCGGTGGATGACCTCGTCGTCGGTTGGCGTGGTGACAGGGCTGAGGAGGGCGTCGTCCAGGTGCTGGCTCCGTAATTGGACCAGTGGTCTTTTCCTCCGCCTCACAGACGTCTTCACCACCTTGACCTTGGGAGAGGGCCGGGCCGACTCCAACACCACATCCTCCACCTTCGACAGCTCCAACTCTGACAGGGCACACAGAAGCAGTTTTTACTTTCACACATTAGGATGGTTCACGGTCATCAGATTAAATGTTGCTGAACATTTGGTGTGAAAGACTTAACAGCTGGTTGAGGAACTTACCAAGATGGCGGAAGTTCTCGTCCAGCCCGCTCCAGAAGTTCTTCTCGATGAAGCCCTTCACTAATCCCCATGGCTGTTTTCTGTAACGCAGCTCAGTGGACACCCTAGTGACAAGACAGGCAGTGTTTCTAAATTAACTTCTAATAGTTTCAAGAGCCACATGTTATTCCAACAGCTGCTATGATAAGTCCCTCCTCACCTTAAACGGCACTTGTTCTTGGCCACCCGTGTCAGCATGTAACGGTTGAGCGTGTAGAAGTAGTCGTGATAGGGCACGTCGTGTGTGATGACCTCAGCATCAATGATGTAGCACTCACTCTCATGGCTAGCCTTGTACAGTGTCTGGGTCTCTGTGACAGTGGCTGTCTTGGGGGCCAGCGGGTTGGACAGGGAGATGGTGTACATAATCTCTCTCGTCTGGTTCCCCGCTGCGTCGTCCTTCTTCCAGGAGTGAAACACTATATCTGTGTGGCGTTATATGTATACACATTCTATCACTACATTGTCACAAGACAACACCAATGGAAGAGCCAATAATGTGATGCTGACACTAACGCCAACAAACAGAATGTCTGACTAACCAGAGAACCTGCGCTGCTCCATGAAGTCGGTCATAAACTGGGATTCTGTGAAGAGGATGTCGTACATCTTGTCCACACTGAACTTGTAAACCTCATCGATGTACTGTCTCCCTTTAAGGTCATTGTGGAAGGCCTGCACTTCCCCTGCTGGAGAGCCATAAAGGAGAAACACTCTttagatttaagtgcctttgggGACATAATATCATATGGTGACAGTAATACCAAAACTTAGTGACATCACAGAAGAGCTTGTTTCaagcaatatacagtatatatgcatAAAATCTGTTAATGGACGGAAGATTGAAATCGTACCCTCGTCGTGGGTCTCTGAGGAGTCGCTGAGTTCGGTGGGGATGTCTTCATTGTCGTTGAAGTCTAGGGAGGTTGAGGGCACCAGGCCGCTAGCCTCCGCTAGCCTCTGCTCCAGCACCAGGGGAAAGGCCAGCAGCTCCCCATTAGGGAGGCAGTCGATGTATTCGTCTGGAGGGAGGTCAAACtaggacacagaggaggagggggtcagTCACTAGGAAAACACTGTAGGATACTACAGTACATAGTTATGAGTAGGATGGTATGGGTTCATTTTTTTATGTTAATTCAGTTCTGGTGATCAAATTACAGAAAACATTCTGTTGAGTTAACTGTATTCCCCATATGCAGGCTATAGGCAGAATAACAAATGCATTTCTCCTCCATCAAAACAAATCACAAAACAGTAATTGatttaacctctgacctctattaTGTCGCTGAGACTCACAGAGAGGGGCTCGCTGCTGATGGTTGAGCTGATGGTGCTGTTGGTGATGATGCATTTCTTGTGTATGGATGGTGGGCTGCCCTCGTGTTTGGCCTCGGCACTGCTCTTAGACAAGTtgtcattactcatctcattcTCCTCGTTAGGAATCTCCTCACAGAACCTACACCACCATCGTAGGGGAACAGGGCCCAGctggaggttagggttatgagttcTAGAGTATTGCTTTTACATGAAAATGGACAGAGGGCTGAGAGGGATGTGAAGCAGGGCTGAGAGGGGTGTGGgtgttagtgtttgtgtgtgtatgtgtgtttgtacagttgaagtcggaagtttacatacaccttagccaaatagatttaaactcagtttttcacaattcctgacatttaatactagtaagaattccctgtcaggatcaccactttattttaagaatgtgaaatgtcagaataatagtagagagaatgatttacttcagcttttatttatttcatcacattcccagtgggtcagaagtttacatacactcaataagtatttggtagcattgccttcaaattgtttaactgtCAAACATTTTGAGCAGCCTTCCCCAAGCTTCCCAGAATAAGTTGGGTGGATTATGgtccattcctccagacagagctggtgtaactgagtcaggtttgtaggcctccttgctcgcacatgctttttcagttctgcccacaaattttctataggattgaggtcagtgctttgtgatggccactctaataccgtgactttgttgtccttaagccattttgccacaactttggaagaatgcttggggtcattgtccatttgcgaccaagctttaacttcctgacggatgtcttgagatgttgcttcaatatatccacataattgtcctacctcatgatgccatctatattgtgaagtgcaccagtccttcctgcagcaaagcacccccacaacatgatgttgccacccccgtgcttcacggttgggatggtgttatttggcttgcaagcctccccctttttcct includes:
- the LOC135553017 gene encoding protein Aster-B-like isoform X4 produces the protein MHRDMNILAPDSTTSYHLSFRQLQLPASLPTTKTASQPALLLQYPLSLTMNENLRPPSLQVSIPRDAPAYSDGGNSGVSDDPVWSSLSTPTLRRKRFKMRRMKNAPSEREKDGGRLVKGWLASTRSHSGSKEYLQLPSIEITRSSDEDGASWSNFSTPSASPRRKRFLLRKWLRVREKKELTGSESSQQSSQQSSHDDDATRSLTPFNLEERSDSAADKISTASNSNRSTPACSPVLHPKRSRSPTPQSLEPGENMVEKGHSDHSDKSPSTPEQVVQRTYSLQSARSGGKNSKKSQSWYNVLSPTYKQRNEDFRKLFKQLPDTERLIVDYSCALQRDILLQGRLYLSENWICFYSNIFRWETLLTVRLKDICTMTKEKTARLIPNAIQVSTDGDKHFLTSFGARDRTYMMMFRLWQNALLDKPLCPKELWHFVHQCYGNELGLTSDDEDYVPPDNDFNTMGFCEEIPNEENEMSNDNLSKSSAEAKHEGSPPSIHKKCIITNSTISSTISSEPLSFDLPPDEYIDCLPNGELLAFPLVLEQRLAEASGLVPSTSLDFNDNEDIPTELSDSSETHDEAGEVQAFHNDLKGRQYIDEVYKFSVDKMYDILFTESQFMTDFMEQRRFSDIVFHSWKKDDAAGNQTREIMYTISLSNPLAPKTATVTETQTLYKASHESECYIIDAEVITHDVPYHDYFYTLNRYMLTRVAKNKCRLRVSTELRYRKQPWGLVKGFIEKNFWSGLDENFRHLELELSKVEDVVLESARPSPKVKVVKTSVRRRKRPLVQLRSQHLDDALLSPVTTPTDDEVIHRIKHVGVTGSTQTRHMPEHLPGGIALYSVSKLLLIISFVLVLLVLLNMMLFYKLWMLEYSAQPLTTWQGLRIHENKLPQTQMEWAQLLKSQQRYHDAELQKWREIIKSSVVLLDQMKDSLSNLQKGIDLRDYSSEAEEKRSRYH
- the LOC135553017 gene encoding protein Aster-B-like isoform X2; protein product: MHRDMNILAPDSTTSYHLSFRQLQLPASLPTTKTASQPALLLQYPLSLTMNENLRPPSLQVSIPRDAPAYSDGGNSGVSDDPVWSSLSTPTLRRKRFKMRRMKNAPSEREKDGGRLVKGWLASTRSHSGSKEYLQLPSIEITRSSDEDGASWSNFSTPSASPRRKRFLLRKWLRVREKKELTGSESSQQSSQQSSHDDDATRSLTPFNLEERSDSAADKISTASNSNRSTPACSPVLHPKRSRSPTPQSLEPGENMVEKGHSDHSDKSPSTPEQVVQRTYSLQSARSGGKNSKKSQSWYNVLSPTYKQRNEDFRKLFKQLPDTERLIVDYSCALQRDILLQGRLYLSENWICFYSNIFRWETLLTVRLKDICTMTKEKTARLIPNAIQVSTDGDKHFLTSFGARDRTYMMMFRLWQNALLDKPLCPKELWHFVHQCYGNELGLTSDDEDYVPPDNDFNTMGFCEEIPNEENEMSNDNLSKSSAEAKHEGSPPSIHKKCIITNSTISSTISSEPLSVSLSDIIEFDLPPDEYIDCLPNGELLAFPLVLEQRLAEASGLVPSTSLDFNDNEDIPTELSDSSETHDEAGEVQAFHNDLKGRQYIDEVYKFSVDKMYDILFTESQFMTDFMEQRRFSDIVFHSWKKDDAAGNQTREIMYTISLSNPLAPKTATVTETQTLYKASHESECYIIDAEVITHDVPYHDYFYTLNRYMLTRVAKNKCRLRVSTELRYRKQPWGLVKGFIEKNFWSGLDENFRHLELELSKVEDVVLESARPSPKVKVVKTSVRRRKRPLVQLRSQHLDDALLSPVTTPTDDEVIHRIKHVGVTGSTQTRHMPEHLPGGIALYSVSKLLLIISFVLVLLVLLNMMLFYKLWMLEYSAQPLTTWQGLRIHENKLPQTQMEWAQLLKSQQRYHDAELQKWREIIKSSVVLLDQMKDSLSNLQKGIDLRDYSSEAEEKRSRYH
- the LOC135553017 gene encoding protein Aster-B-like isoform X3, coding for MHRDMNILAPDSTTSYHLSFRQLQLPASLPTTKTASQPALLLQYPLSLTMNENLRPPSLQVSIPRDAPAYSDGGNSGVSDDPVWSSLSTPTLRRKRFKMRRMKNAPSEREKDGGRLVKGWLASTRSHSGSKEYLQLPSIEITRSSDEDGASWSNFSTPSASPRRKRFLLRKWLRVREKKELTGSESSQQSSQQSSHDDDATRSLTPFNLEERSDSAADKISTASNSNRSTPACSPVLHPKRSRSPTPQSLEPGENMVEKGHSDHSDKSPSTPEQVVQRTYSLQSARSGGKNSKKSQSWYNHERQHILRVLSPTYKQRNEDFRKLFKQLPDTERLIVDYSCALQRDILLQGRLYLSENWICFYSNIFRWETLLTVRLKDICTMTKEKTARLIPNAIQVSTDGDKHFLTSFGARDRTYMMMFRLWQNALLDKPLCPKELWHFVHQCYGNELGLTSDDEDYVPPDNDFNTMGFCEEIPNEENEMSNDNLSKSSAEAKHEGSPPSIHKKCIITNSTISSTISSEPLSFDLPPDEYIDCLPNGELLAFPLVLEQRLAEASGLVPSTSLDFNDNEDIPTELSDSSETHDEAGEVQAFHNDLKGRQYIDEVYKFSVDKMYDILFTESQFMTDFMEQRRFSDIVFHSWKKDDAAGNQTREIMYTISLSNPLAPKTATVTETQTLYKASHESECYIIDAEVITHDVPYHDYFYTLNRYMLTRVAKNKCRLRVSTELRYRKQPWGLVKGFIEKNFWSGLDENFRHLELELSKVEDVVLESARPSPKVKVVKTSVRRRKRPLVQLRSQHLDDALLSPVTTPTDDEVIHRIKHVGVTGSTQTRHMPEHLPGGIALYSVSKLLLIISFVLVLLVLLNMMLFYKLWMLEYSAQPLTTWQGLRIHENKLPQTQMEWAQLLKSQQRYHDAELQKWREIIKSSVVLLDQMKDSLSNLQKGIDLRDYSSEAEEKRSRYH
- the LOC135553017 gene encoding protein Aster-B-like isoform X1 — protein: MHRDMNILAPDSTTSYHLSFRQLQLPASLPTTKTASQPALLLQYPLSLTMNENLRPPSLQVSIPRDAPAYSDGGNSGVSDDPVWSSLSTPTLRRKRFKMRRMKNAPSEREKDGGRLVKGWLASTRSHSGSKEYLQLPSIEITRSSDEDGASWSNFSTPSASPRRKRFLLRKWLRVREKKELTGSESSQQSSQQSSHDDDATRSLTPFNLEERSDSAADKISTASNSNRSTPACSPVLHPKRSRSPTPQSLEPGENMVEKGHSDHSDKSPSTPEQVVQRTYSLQSARSGGKNSKKSQSWYNHERQHILRVLSPTYKQRNEDFRKLFKQLPDTERLIVDYSCALQRDILLQGRLYLSENWICFYSNIFRWETLLTVRLKDICTMTKEKTARLIPNAIQVSTDGDKHFLTSFGARDRTYMMMFRLWQNALLDKPLCPKELWHFVHQCYGNELGLTSDDEDYVPPDNDFNTMGFCEEIPNEENEMSNDNLSKSSAEAKHEGSPPSIHKKCIITNSTISSTISSEPLSVSLSDIIEFDLPPDEYIDCLPNGELLAFPLVLEQRLAEASGLVPSTSLDFNDNEDIPTELSDSSETHDEAGEVQAFHNDLKGRQYIDEVYKFSVDKMYDILFTESQFMTDFMEQRRFSDIVFHSWKKDDAAGNQTREIMYTISLSNPLAPKTATVTETQTLYKASHESECYIIDAEVITHDVPYHDYFYTLNRYMLTRVAKNKCRLRVSTELRYRKQPWGLVKGFIEKNFWSGLDENFRHLELELSKVEDVVLESARPSPKVKVVKTSVRRRKRPLVQLRSQHLDDALLSPVTTPTDDEVIHRIKHVGVTGSTQTRHMPEHLPGGIALYSVSKLLLIISFVLVLLVLLNMMLFYKLWMLEYSAQPLTTWQGLRIHENKLPQTQMEWAQLLKSQQRYHDAELQKWREIIKSSVVLLDQMKDSLSNLQKGIDLRDYSSEAEEKRSRYH
- the LOC135553017 gene encoding protein Aster-B-like isoform X5 translates to MATSTASNSNRSTPACSPVLHPKRSRSPTPQSLEPGENMVEKGHSDHSDKSPSTPEQVVQRTYSLQSARSGGKNSKKSQSWYNHERQHILRVLSPTYKQRNEDFRKLFKQLPDTERLIVDYSCALQRDILLQGRLYLSENWICFYSNIFRWETLLTVRLKDICTMTKEKTARLIPNAIQVSTDGDKHFLTSFGARDRTYMMMFRLWQNALLDKPLCPKELWHFVHQCYGNELGLTSDDEDYVPPDNDFNTMGFCEEIPNEENEMSNDNLSKSSAEAKHEGSPPSIHKKCIITNSTISSTISSEPLSVSLSDIIEFDLPPDEYIDCLPNGELLAFPLVLEQRLAEASGLVPSTSLDFNDNEDIPTELSDSSETHDEAGEVQAFHNDLKGRQYIDEVYKFSVDKMYDILFTESQFMTDFMEQRRFSDIVFHSWKKDDAAGNQTREIMYTISLSNPLAPKTATVTETQTLYKASHESECYIIDAEVITHDVPYHDYFYTLNRYMLTRVAKNKCRLRVSTELRYRKQPWGLVKGFIEKNFWSGLDENFRHLELELSKVEDVVLESARPSPKVKVVKTSVRRRKRPLVQLRSQHLDDALLSPVTTPTDDEVIHRIKHVGVTGSTQTRHMPEHLPGGIALYSVSKLLLIISFVLVLLVLLNMMLFYKLWMLEYSAQPLTTWQGLRIHENKLPQTQMEWAQLLKSQQRYHDAELQKWREIIKSSVVLLDQMKDSLSNLQKGIDLRDYSSEAEEKRSRYH